The Bacteroidales bacterium genome includes a region encoding these proteins:
- a CDS encoding phage integrase N-terminal SAM-like domain-containing protein — protein sequence MWLEKQRCWMFPGNNELYKQITGMIEKAGYAWSRIYVSPPEQKPPSKRAVKKLPQASAVPGEFKSHLKAYMDSMTLKRLSPNTVAIYKAFFKKFLADHKGKDIDSLGYQELYSYLKERSAGLGETQLNQTIASIKFYYEKTLGRDKMFFYLNDNKQIKKQILFLPFHEIELVCKGIKSPGDRMLLFLVYHANL from the coding sequence GTGTGGCTGGAAAAACAGCGATGCTGGATGTTCCCCGGGAACAATGAACTGTACAAACAGATCACCGGGATGATTGAAAAAGCAGGTTATGCCTGGTCCAGGATATACGTTTCACCGCCTGAACAGAAACCGCCAAGCAAACGAGCGGTAAAAAAACTACCCCAGGCGTCTGCTGTTCCCGGGGAATTCAAATCCCATTTGAAAGCCTACATGGACTCCATGACACTAAAAAGGCTAAGTCCTAATACAGTAGCTATATACAAGGCGTTTTTCAAGAAATTTCTGGCAGATCACAAGGGTAAAGATATTGATTCGCTGGGTTATCAGGAACTATACAGCTACCTCAAGGAAAGATCTGCCGGGCTTGGGGAAACGCAGCTTAACCAAACCATTGCCTCCATCAAATTTTACTATGAAAAGACCCTGGGCAGGGATAAGATGTTTTTTTATTTGAATGATAATAAACAGATCAAGAAGCAAATTCTTTTCCTCCCCTTCCATGAGATTGAACTGGTTTGTAAAGGTATCAAATCGCCGGGCGATCGGATGCTGTTGTTTTTGGTCTACCATGCCAATCT